The genomic segment AAAATCAATTGAACTGTTGGTTAATCAATTCAATCTAGAAAACCTGTTTGGCGAAAAACAGCATTCCGAACTCGACGAAGATCTCTTCCTTTGAGTGTTCTTCCCACTCCTTCAAGCACAGAGAACGTTGTTTTAGGTGATCTAGATGATCCTCTAGCTACAATCTCATGCGGCGGAAgcatctcatcatcatcatcatcaacttcCACGTCAGCAAGGTCACCGTTACTCGTTGCCTTCTTCGGCATCATCATCATCGGCACGTTCACTGGAACCGAATGCTGGAACTTCTTCATTATCGGCTTACTATAACTGGTTTCTCTATCCAATTTAGGTTTCGGAATAGTAGGAAACGCTCGCGAAATAGGCGAAGATGAAATCGTAGATGAAGTTATCGAAGGTTTCCGATAAACAACGGGACGGTTAGCAACTTTCCGGTGATTATGATGATCCTCATCCTCAGGCAATGCAGCGAGTATACCAAATTTCTCTGGCTGCCGGAAAGTCTGCCGGCGTGAAGGGGAAGTAGAGCTTTCAGTGAAGTCTCCGGTCCAGAAAACTTCATCTTCGTTCAGCTCATCGCCGGCTCCAGCGGCGGAGATTGTACTGTCAAGCGGCGGAGGAGAGAAGACGCCGAGCAAGCGATCGGAGGACGGCGACGATCGACGGTGGCGAAAGGTGACGACGCCACTTTGGTCCATTGAGCTGTCACCCAACCACCGTTTTGTTGATGAATGCAGGCTCAGGATTATATAGAGGTAGTCCAGCTTCATTTTGAACGGTTGAGATTACTTTACTAGTTAATCAATGGATGAGGATTACTAAAGATGGGTCCCACTTTTTAATAGTAAATGCATTATGTGCATATactttttatatagaataaaattttaatttgtagaTGAGAATTTAATTATTTAGTGATTTATGAATTAAGTTGAGGATTATGATAGGTGGGTTTTAACTTTTAACGAAAGCaaaatattaagtttttttttttttttgttcatgtCTTGATTGAGAGAGGTTAATTTGCAGGTAGAACGACTTTGTTATTCATGTTAGTAGTTATAATATTAGTATTATTTCATAATGAAGTATCATTTGCTATATCATTTAGTAaatcttatttatgatattattgggtgtaataatttttattatatcttgctcttctactattttttatctaaattattttatcttgagtCTGGGATCTATTggaatctctctctctctcacctATGAGATAGTGGTATGGCCTGCGTACGCTTACCTCCCAACATCCGCTTGATGAGAATATAAtgagtatattattattgttgttgttgattaagAGGTGTTAATTGATTCCTGGTTAAAAGTATAAGCGTTCACCAGATTAATTGAGTTGCTTTCACAATTGATTTATAACACAACTCATAATCTGAAAAGCGCTCGTGGATGCGTCTTGGGTAATAGATGAATACAAATAAAGTGacatatattttcaaatatatactaTAAAATAGAGTTTATATTTTTTCAGTCTCAAAAAATTTGTTacgttttattttttgaaagtcaaattacttaattttttatcaatattttaaaatatgtttacTCGACATACAATTTAGAGTCTTAAGCCGAAAGTCTATCAAAAACAATCTTTGTACCTCATCTCTGAGGTGAGGTAAGAACTACATATATTAGACTCACTTTTTGTGAATACACAACTAGGTATGATGTTGtttgttaaatttttgaattattttaattcaGTTTAACTATGAAGATTAGTCAAATTATTTCTCGACAACAACGATAGCAACAATATACTCAGAGTGATCCTACAAAGTATGATTTGGAGAGGGTGAGATATACACAAACTGCACTACTATGTTGGAGGCAGAGTGTCACGATATAAAACACGAAAACGAATACAAAGCAAGGAAATCAAAAGGAAAGACGATAAATAGACAGACACAAAAGAAGGAACATAGGCAAACTAATGATATATTAAACCAAGGTCCTCAAACGCAACCTTAATATCAGCACATAAATCCTATGAAGACCGTGAGAGGAATTGAACCCACTCACAATCAATGTTTCTAGACAATCAACGAAACTTTCAATAAGCTCAATAAATATTCTCAAGAGTAAACTCATCAAAAatcctttatttttaaaataagagaaatactaGCTATTTATAGTCATGATCTATTTATTATAAAATGAGCCCAATCGCGATTCCAAATGATTAAAAGCCCATGGATATTTTGGTTGATCTCCTCCCCTGCATCAATTTGTCATCTCCATCGCCAAATTGGCACTTGACATCGCCAATTGGTCCTCCTCTCTGTCAATCTCCTCTGGGTGAATCGCAAAACTCCTTTTCATCTCTAAAATAACatcaattttatatatatatatatatatatctttgaaGTAATTTGACCAGTGAGAATAATAACTAAAATGTAgtataactatttaaaaatgtaaagaataatattcaaataattttcttCTACCACAACTTTTAAAATTTCCATTTAatttattgagaaaataatttcaaCAATGGACCCCATTAAGGGGTCATAATCTAATTTcattttcatttcatttatttcatatgGAGGGGTCCATTGGATTTAAAGAAATTTTAGCAGTAGGGATGAGAACATCATTatccataacaataataatgttTACTCCTTAATCATCTtactaaaagaaaatttgagcTCATAGTCCTCATGGGGTACGTTAACAGAGGTGGAGTGAgaattttaattacgatttcaattaaatttaatattatttatttatttaagatatttattGAGTATTtgtaaaatagtaatataaaatTACTCAACTAGAACAATTAGAATCTCTAATTTATAAACTATATATACTGATTCTGAATCTATCCGTTTACACATGAATcaaatagttttttgtttttatcaagAATTGattaaatggaagaaaaaatacTTCGTATTTTCCCTTTTATTAAAGTTATATAGTGCCTTTTATTAAAGTTATATAGTGAATGAAGAATTCAACATCATAAAAAGATAGATCGATAATgaatatattaaaatatgaaaagattatAATTTGATTGAGTATATATTATTCTCTACCAATACAAATATATGACTAATATTATACTTTGAAATTTAGGTGCATAATTCTACGATTTCATTTggtcataaaaataataattttttgaagttagaaTTGGAATTGGTATTGTATTTGGCAATGAatataaattagaattatttttaaaattttgcgaGAGAAAtagaattgagaaaaaataaaaacaaatttgaCTTGCTTCACTTTTTCAAGGTCAACTttaatgaaaatgaaataattattatAGTCAAATACtactatttttactaaaatataatatttttttgaaaaaataaaaaatttatcatgaCTAAACACGTACTGCattttattatgaattgttaTGCCTTATAACTCACGCCACCTACTATTCGTATGAGATGATTTGGTTGGTAAATTAGTTATcttgagattaattattttaagattaGTTATCTTACactcaagaagagataaaaacaACGCTGCAGTCCCAAAATAACTAATTCTGAACTGAGTTAttccaaccaaacatgaaataaacTCATGGTCAAATTAACATCGAAATTAATTATTCCTTAGGAATCATTTCATGTGAGGTATAAGGATAAATAATCtcgaaattaaataaaaaattattttatctcacATTTAATGTGACATATTAGTTAGCACCATAGTAATAATaactaatctcaaaattaattatttggaTATAACTCTttccaaccaaacaaccccttatcCTTTATATCTCATATGTTTCACGTGTGCACGACGCGCGACTCCTCCATTAGCATTTAGCAGTAGACTTTGTACCCAAACCCCTCAATCCATCGTTAACCATGAACACCACTACAATGGTAACTCCCTTTTTTTGCCCTCAATTCATTCAAATTCGTATGATTATTTTCtgtattgtttgattttgaatattgcaagtaattaattaaacaaaaaaacaaaaaaaaaatgtgtgcAGGAACGAAGTGGATCGGGTACAATACAGAGCCCTAGATCACCATCAACACAATCACCTCAAGGACCGTATTTATCAGTATCAGTTACAGATCCAGCTAAAATGGGTAATGGTGTTCAAGCTTATATCTCCTACAAAGTCATCACCAAGG from the Capsicum annuum cultivar UCD-10X-F1 chromosome 9, UCD10Xv1.1, whole genome shotgun sequence genome contains:
- the LOC107843269 gene encoding uncharacterized protein LOC107843269; translated protein: MKLDYLYIILSLHSSTKRWLGDSSMDQSGVVTFRHRRSSPSSDRLLGVFSPPPLDSTISAAGAGDELNEDEVFWTGDFTESSTSPSRRQTFRQPEKFGILAALPEDEDHHNHRKVANRPVVYRKPSITSSTISSSPISRAFPTIPKPKLDRETSYSKPIMKKFQHSVPVNVPMMMMPKKATSNGDLADVEVDDDDDEMLPPHEIVARGSSRSPKTTFSVLEGVGRTLKGRDLRRVRNAVFRQTGFLD